One segment of Curtobacterium poinsettiae DNA contains the following:
- a CDS encoding MFS transporter, giving the protein MSTPEPGSPALLNPEEGITQPVSTVKVGIGYQIALFLGQFGLFVALMAPVYVSMQLKAQALVGDDAANVIGSVLPIGAFGALIMNPLAGALSDRTRTRWGRRRPWLLSGVVVFAIALAWIAYSPDVLNLTLAWLLAQLAANATLATLLASFADNVPQLQRGRSSSIIALAQNIAVLAGTYLSVFFVANLPVLFIAPGILAIILVAVYAVVARDDLPTYTLKKFTFLNLVASFWTNPVKNPDFAFAWWSRFLIILATFMFTTYRLLYMQEHIGIEKAKDATAAVAFGVLLYTIALLVSAALSGWASDKLGRRKVFVGGSTVMFAVGLVALAHAETVTGFYVAEVIMGFAYGIYSAIDTALVVDVLPNADRPGKDLGVINIANALPQSLAPAIALFFLKVGSDGAADNYELMCWAAGAIALIGALVVIPIKRVR; this is encoded by the coding sequence ATGAGCACACCCGAACCCGGCAGCCCGGCACTGCTCAACCCGGAAGAGGGCATCACCCAGCCCGTCAGCACGGTGAAGGTGGGCATCGGCTACCAGATCGCCCTGTTCCTCGGGCAGTTCGGCCTCTTCGTCGCGCTCATGGCGCCCGTCTACGTGAGCATGCAGCTCAAGGCGCAGGCCCTGGTCGGCGACGACGCCGCGAACGTCATCGGCTCGGTGCTGCCGATCGGCGCATTCGGTGCGCTCATCATGAACCCCCTCGCGGGCGCCCTGTCCGACCGCACCCGCACGCGCTGGGGTCGTCGTCGCCCCTGGCTGCTCAGCGGTGTCGTGGTCTTCGCGATCGCCCTCGCCTGGATCGCCTACTCGCCCGACGTCCTCAACCTGACGCTGGCCTGGCTGCTCGCCCAGCTCGCCGCGAACGCCACCCTCGCCACCCTGCTCGCGAGCTTCGCGGACAACGTGCCGCAGCTGCAGCGCGGCCGGTCCTCGAGCATCATCGCGCTCGCGCAGAACATCGCCGTGCTCGCCGGCACCTACCTGTCGGTCTTCTTCGTCGCGAACCTGCCAGTGCTCTTCATCGCGCCGGGCATCCTGGCGATCATCCTGGTCGCCGTGTACGCCGTCGTCGCGCGCGACGACCTGCCGACCTACACGCTCAAGAAGTTCACGTTCCTGAACCTCGTCGCGTCGTTCTGGACGAACCCGGTCAAGAACCCGGACTTCGCGTTCGCCTGGTGGTCCCGCTTCCTCATCATCCTCGCGACGTTCATGTTCACGACGTACCGCCTGCTCTACATGCAGGAGCACATCGGCATCGAGAAGGCGAAGGACGCCACGGCTGCCGTCGCCTTCGGCGTCCTGCTCTACACGATCGCGCTCCTGGTCAGTGCGGCGCTGTCCGGCTGGGCCTCGGACAAGCTCGGTCGCCGCAAGGTGTTCGTCGGCGGCTCGACGGTGATGTTCGCGGTCGGGCTCGTCGCACTCGCGCACGCCGAGACGGTCACCGGCTTCTACGTCGCCGAGGTCATCATGGGCTTCGCGTACGGCATCTACTCCGCGATCGACACCGCCCTGGTGGTCGACGTGCTGCCGAACGCCGACCGGCCCGGCAAGGACCTCGGCGTCATCAACATCGCGAACGCGCTGCCGCAGTCGCTCGCTCCGGCGATCGCCCTGTTCTTCCTGAAGGTCGGGTCCGATGGAGCCGCCGACAACTACGAGCTCATGTGCTGGGCCGCCGGCGCGATCGCCCTCATCGGCGCACTCGTCGTGATCCCCATCAAGCGGGTGCGGTAG
- a CDS encoding APC family permease, giving the protein MSSITKDPASLGAVPAPQRTMRGSLGVTAIVFMVVAAAAPLTVVGGAAPLGMLLGNGVGFPSLYAASAVILLLFSVGLAAMTRHLPRPGAFFTFVGHGLGRPAGAGAATLALLTYTTIQVSVHGYIGYLLGVTVTGLGGPDVPWYVWSLVVVALVGVLGYRHIDLSSKVLGVLLVGEVGIVLVLVAAIVFRGGADGLSLAPFEPTHVMSGSPGVGLMFAIAAFIGFEATAIFRDEAKDPERTIPRATYTAVIGIGVFYTLASWGLVMAWGPDGVLAEAAKDPGALILTTAARYIGTAGEAVLNVLLLTSMFACVLSFHNVITRYQHSMANASLLPGRLGTVHRKHESPHTSSIVQTVTAAVLMVLFAVLGLDPVLQVFSWFAGVATLGVAILMAATSLAVIVYFRRNRADRRIWNTVIAPVLGFVGLVASAVLIWANFPTLVGNVDGSGASVFGVVSTVLTGLVVVVPAVGVLQAVVLRRRDRRRYDQMLDRLASDG; this is encoded by the coding sequence ATGTCCAGCATCACGAAGGACCCCGCGTCACTCGGAGCCGTACCCGCACCGCAGCGGACCATGCGCGGCTCGCTCGGCGTCACCGCGATCGTGTTCATGGTCGTCGCGGCCGCCGCCCCGCTCACCGTCGTCGGCGGCGCCGCCCCGCTGGGCATGCTGCTCGGCAACGGCGTCGGGTTCCCGTCGCTCTACGCCGCGTCCGCCGTGATCCTGCTGCTGTTCTCGGTGGGGCTGGCGGCGATGACCCGGCACCTGCCACGACCCGGCGCCTTCTTCACGTTCGTGGGCCACGGGCTCGGTCGTCCGGCCGGTGCGGGGGCGGCCACCCTGGCGCTGCTGACCTACACGACGATCCAGGTCAGCGTGCACGGCTACATCGGGTACCTGCTCGGGGTGACCGTCACGGGCCTCGGCGGGCCGGACGTCCCCTGGTACGTGTGGTCCCTGGTCGTCGTGGCGCTCGTCGGGGTGCTCGGGTACCGGCACATCGACCTGTCCAGCAAGGTCCTCGGCGTCCTGCTCGTCGGTGAGGTCGGGATCGTGCTCGTCCTGGTGGCCGCGATCGTGTTCCGCGGCGGTGCCGACGGGCTCTCGCTCGCGCCGTTCGAACCGACCCACGTCATGTCCGGCTCGCCCGGCGTCGGCCTCATGTTCGCCATCGCGGCGTTCATCGGGTTCGAGGCCACCGCGATCTTCCGTGACGAGGCGAAGGACCCGGAGCGCACGATCCCACGGGCCACCTACACCGCCGTCATCGGCATCGGGGTGTTCTACACGCTGGCGTCGTGGGGACTCGTGATGGCCTGGGGTCCGGACGGCGTGCTCGCCGAGGCCGCGAAGGACCCGGGCGCCCTCATCCTCACCACGGCGGCGCGCTACATCGGCACCGCGGGTGAGGCCGTCCTGAACGTGCTGCTGCTCACGAGCATGTTCGCCTGCGTCCTGTCCTTCCACAACGTCATCACCCGGTACCAGCACTCGATGGCGAACGCCTCGCTCCTGCCCGGTCGTCTCGGCACCGTGCACCGCAAGCACGAGTCGCCGCACACCTCGAGCATCGTGCAGACGGTCACCGCCGCCGTGCTCATGGTCCTGTTCGCCGTCCTCGGCCTCGACCCGGTCCTGCAGGTCTTCAGCTGGTTCGCCGGTGTCGCCACCCTGGGCGTGGCGATCCTGATGGCCGCGACGAGCCTCGCCGTCATCGTCTACTTCCGTCGGAACCGCGCCGACCGCCGCATCTGGAACACCGTCATCGCCCCCGTCCTCGGGTTCGTCGGGCTCGTCGCCTCGGCCGTTCTGATCTGGGCGAACTTCCCGACGCTCGTCGGCAACGTCGACGGTTCCGGAGCGAGCGTCTTCGGTGTCGTCAGCACCGTGCTCACCGGCCTCGTCGTGGTCGTGCCCGCCGTCGGCGTGCTGCAGGCCGTGGTGCTGCGCCGGCGCGACCGCCGCCGCTACGACCAGATGCTCGATCGTCTCGCCAGCGACGGCTGA
- a CDS encoding TetR/AcrR family transcriptional regulator, with amino-acid sequence MTHPADDADAAQPRRGGYRKGAERRTQILDEMIRMVAEQGVDASSLRSVAEALGITHAALRHYFPSRDELLLAVYREHEVREQGAPDRMKSAIGDMRESASRNRAVPGLVQLYTTLAADAVQEGHPATRDFMRERFARLRAELAALIEADQASGRIRADLDPVDLASLSIAASDGLQVQWLLDPDAVDGERVLRLLEQLVPPVR; translated from the coding sequence ATGACCCACCCCGCGGACGACGCCGACGCGGCCCAGCCGCGCCGCGGCGGGTACCGCAAGGGCGCCGAGCGGCGCACGCAGATCCTCGACGAGATGATCCGGATGGTCGCGGAGCAGGGGGTCGACGCATCGTCGCTCCGCTCGGTGGCCGAGGCCCTCGGGATCACGCACGCCGCACTCCGCCACTACTTCCCGAGTCGCGACGAACTGCTGCTCGCCGTCTACCGGGAGCACGAGGTGCGCGAGCAGGGCGCGCCCGACCGGATGAAGTCGGCCATCGGCGACATGCGCGAGAGCGCGTCGCGCAACCGGGCCGTGCCGGGGCTCGTGCAGCTGTACACGACGCTCGCGGCCGACGCCGTGCAGGAGGGCCACCCGGCGACACGCGACTTCATGCGCGAACGCTTCGCCCGGCTGCGCGCCGAACTCGCCGCACTGATCGAGGCGGACCAGGCGAGCGGCCGGATCCGCGCCGACCTGGACCCGGTCGACCTGGCGAGCCTGAGCATCGCGGCATCCGACGGACTGCAGGTCCAGTGGCTGCTCGACCCCGACGCCGTCGACGGCGAACGGGTGCTGCGGCTGCTCGAGCAGCTCGTCCCGCCGGTGCGCTGA
- the glgX gene encoding glycogen debranching protein GlgX, producing the protein MTTSTRTPLGVTLVDGGANVALFSSTAERVEFCTFDDDGTEHRTELRNRTGYTFHDVVPGVTVGTRYGFRVHGAWDPANGLRHNGAKLLLDPYATAVDGTYEWGQALFGHDMDDPERLDDTDSASAMPKSVVADRSFDWDGDALLRTPLADTVVYEVHVKGFTKQHPDVPEEIRGTYAGMAHPAAIKHLTDLGVTAVELLPTHQFVQDSTLLDKGLRNYWGYNSIGFFAPHDEYSSSGTAGQQVAEFKEMVKALHAAGLEVIMDVVYNHTAEGNHMGPTLSFKGIDNQSYYRLVEGDEANYFDTTGTGNSLNVGHPAALGLIMDSLRYWVEEMHVDGFRFDLATTLTRQDGEAEKHSAFLDIIHQDPVLREVKMIAEPWDTAGYQVGGFPADWSEWNGKYRDDLRAFWRGDEGALGDAVQRVLGSPDVYEGSRRSPLCSIDFVTAHDGFTLTDLTMYADKHNEANGEDNNDGESDNTSFNGGIEGPTDDGAVNDYRDRQRRNFLGTLLLSAGVPMILGGDELARSQGGNNNAYCQDDEISWFDWAAADQDLLAFTTAAIAFRRQHQALRPEWFRTAPGDSESTVTVLRADAAGFEDGDWADGGNRAVALVLHQGDDTVAVLLNASDTTVEFTLPERPGGGSWSLGLSSDPDQAVVGDAATLLVRDASFTALV; encoded by the coding sequence ATGACCACTTCCACGCGCACCCCGCTCGGCGTCACGCTCGTCGACGGGGGCGCCAACGTCGCCCTGTTCTCGAGCACCGCCGAGCGGGTCGAGTTCTGCACCTTCGACGACGACGGCACCGAGCACCGCACCGAGCTCCGCAACCGCACCGGCTACACCTTCCACGACGTCGTTCCCGGCGTGACCGTCGGCACCCGCTACGGCTTCCGGGTGCACGGCGCGTGGGACCCGGCGAACGGCCTGCGCCACAACGGCGCGAAGCTCCTGCTCGACCCCTACGCCACCGCCGTCGACGGCACCTACGAGTGGGGCCAGGCCCTGTTCGGCCACGACATGGACGACCCCGAGCGCCTCGACGACACCGACTCGGCCAGCGCGATGCCCAAGTCGGTCGTCGCCGACCGGTCCTTCGACTGGGACGGTGACGCCCTGCTGCGGACCCCGCTCGCCGACACCGTCGTGTACGAGGTGCACGTCAAGGGCTTCACGAAGCAGCACCCGGACGTCCCCGAGGAGATCCGCGGCACCTACGCCGGCATGGCCCACCCGGCGGCCATCAAGCACCTGACCGACCTCGGCGTCACCGCGGTCGAGCTGCTGCCGACGCACCAGTTCGTGCAGGACTCGACGCTCCTCGACAAGGGCCTCCGCAACTACTGGGGCTACAACAGCATCGGCTTCTTCGCGCCGCACGACGAGTACTCGTCCTCCGGCACCGCCGGGCAGCAGGTCGCCGAGTTCAAGGAGATGGTGAAGGCCCTGCACGCCGCGGGGCTCGAGGTCATCATGGACGTCGTCTACAACCACACCGCCGAGGGCAACCACATGGGCCCGACGCTGTCGTTCAAGGGGATCGACAACCAGTCGTACTACCGGCTGGTCGAGGGTGACGAGGCGAACTACTTCGACACCACCGGCACCGGCAACAGCCTGAACGTCGGACACCCGGCTGCCCTCGGACTCATCATGGACTCGCTCCGCTACTGGGTCGAGGAGATGCACGTCGACGGCTTCCGGTTCGACCTGGCCACGACGCTCACCCGCCAGGACGGCGAGGCCGAGAAGCACTCCGCGTTCCTCGACATCATCCACCAGGACCCAGTGCTGCGCGAGGTCAAGATGATCGCCGAGCCGTGGGACACCGCCGGCTACCAGGTCGGTGGGTTCCCGGCCGACTGGTCCGAGTGGAACGGCAAGTACCGCGACGACCTCCGGGCCTTCTGGCGCGGCGACGAGGGCGCACTCGGCGACGCCGTGCAGCGGGTCCTGGGCAGCCCCGACGTCTACGAGGGCTCGCGGCGTTCCCCGCTGTGCTCGATCGACTTCGTGACCGCCCACGATGGTTTCACCCTGACCGACCTGACGATGTACGCCGACAAGCACAACGAGGCCAACGGCGAGGACAACAACGACGGCGAGAGCGACAACACCTCGTTCAACGGCGGCATCGAGGGCCCGACCGACGACGGCGCGGTGAACGACTACCGCGACCGGCAGCGTCGCAACTTCCTCGGCACCCTGCTGCTCTCCGCCGGCGTGCCGATGATCCTGGGTGGCGACGAGCTCGCCCGGTCACAGGGCGGCAACAACAACGCGTACTGCCAGGACGACGAGATCTCGTGGTTCGACTGGGCCGCCGCCGACCAGGACCTGCTCGCCTTCACCACGGCGGCCATCGCGTTCCGTCGGCAGCACCAGGCCCTGCGTCCGGAGTGGTTCCGCACCGCGCCGGGTGACTCGGAGTCGACGGTGACCGTGCTCCGTGCCGACGCCGCCGGGTTCGAGGACGGCGACTGGGCGGACGGCGGCAACCGGGCCGTGGCGCTCGTGCTGCACCAGGGCGACGACACCGTTGCCGTGCTGCTGAACGCGTCGGACACCACGGTGGAGTTCACGCTGCCGGAGCGTCCGGGTGGGGGCAGCTGGTCCCTCGGGCTGTCGAGCGACCCCGACCAGGCCGTGGTCGGCGACGCGGCGACGCTGCTCGTGCGCGACGCGTCCTTCACCGCGCTGGTCTGA
- a CDS encoding MarR family winged helix-turn-helix transcriptional regulator, whose protein sequence is MPLTVVRREHVHLYAREPESRVAKTAVDALLRLQHAEDQQIESARIESGLSKNEFLAVRYLLQAHRDGRTMGPKDLAVMLAVSNASVTKIVDGLVQKGLLSRTAHPTDRRAQVLAPTDRAAEKIDASYARFHAAVVEVLEQLPDADNAVLADSLTKIVDALAAGTPAPVDEYTVDDQD, encoded by the coding sequence ATGCCGTTGACCGTCGTCCGTCGAGAGCACGTCCACCTCTACGCCCGCGAACCCGAGTCCCGGGTCGCGAAGACCGCCGTCGATGCGCTGCTGCGCCTGCAGCACGCCGAGGACCAGCAGATCGAGTCCGCCCGCATCGAGAGCGGCCTGTCGAAGAACGAGTTCCTCGCCGTCCGGTACCTGCTCCAGGCGCACCGGGACGGCCGGACGATGGGCCCGAAGGACCTCGCCGTGATGCTCGCCGTCTCGAACGCCTCGGTGACCAAGATCGTCGACGGGCTCGTGCAGAAGGGTCTGCTGTCCCGCACGGCGCACCCCACCGACCGCCGTGCGCAGGTGCTCGCCCCGACCGACCGGGCCGCCGAGAAGATCGACGCCTCGTACGCCCGCTTCCACGCGGCGGTCGTCGAGGTGCTCGAGCAACTCCCCGACGCGGACAACGCCGTCCTCGCCGACTCGCTCACGAAGATCGTCGACGCGCTCGCCGCGGGCACGCCCGCGCCGGTCGACGAGTACACGGTCGACGACCAGGACTGA
- a CDS encoding MarR family winged helix-turn-helix transcriptional regulator, giving the protein MSDEADPRRGSDVFGRQPRTAEGAAALASLQALSDSVHEADEQALRTLGMLPVDALALRHLVLAHRDGRLVNATQLARVLRLSTAGITKLIDRLVRDGRAERQPNPRDRRGIIITATASAEQDLARAYGHVESPLIATIDALSADEVTAVRRFASRLAEALRQELPFPGTP; this is encoded by the coding sequence ATGAGCGATGAGGCCGACCCGCGACGCGGATCCGACGTGTTCGGCCGGCAGCCGCGCACCGCCGAAGGCGCCGCTGCACTCGCGAGCCTGCAGGCGCTCAGTGACAGCGTGCACGAGGCCGACGAGCAGGCGCTCCGCACCCTGGGGATGTTGCCCGTCGATGCGCTCGCCCTGCGACACCTCGTGCTCGCACACCGTGACGGACGGCTGGTGAACGCGACACAGCTCGCGCGGGTGTTGCGACTCTCGACGGCCGGGATCACGAAGCTCATCGACCGGCTCGTGCGCGACGGGCGGGCCGAACGGCAGCCGAATCCGCGGGACCGGCGCGGCATCATCATCACCGCGACCGCCTCGGCCGAGCAGGACCTCGCGCGCGCCTACGGCCACGTCGAGTCTCCGTTGATCGCGACCATCGACGCACTCAGCGCCGACGAGGTGACGGCGGTCCGCCGCTTCGCTTCCCGCCTCGCCGAGGCGCTCCGGCAGGAGCTGCCCTTCCCCGGCACCCCCTGA
- a CDS encoding primary-amine oxidase, producing MTLTDPVTATTHPLANLSPDEFTTVRDVVTAQPDWTDTTRFVYVGLDEPHKQQVLAWQAGDGPLPDRRARVMLLDMATGRSTDGVVSITDRAVLSTDVLDGSRGQLPVLIEEFDAVGEIANADERWVAALAKRGLTPDEVKCVPLSAGYYDYPEEAGRRILRVLAFRQDHPADHVWAHPVDGLSVYVDAANRAVTRIVDVAEMPVPATSGNFDDPAMQGEPLDLKPIVITQPEGPSFSVDGEFVEWVNWRFQVGFDAREGLVLRQLSWQDGARLRPIVYRASIDEMLVPYGDPSPVRFWQNYFDTGEYLFGRFTNSLELGCDCVGEIKYFDAVLADELGNPQTIRNGICMHEEDFGTLWKHGDIYTGSQEVRRSRRLVISFFTTVGNYDYGFYWYLYLDGTIECEAKLTGVLFTSSYPGRTESGADYPYASEVAPGLGAPYHQHLFSARLDMMVDGLSNAVDEVDAVRVPVGPGNEHGNAFTKSVTRLSSESTSGRLADASKARTWFISNTEERNHLDRPTGYVLYPQDAPVLLADDSSSVAARAEFARKHLYVTQYDPAERFAAGDFVHQNPGGDGVARYVQGDRPLDGEDIVLWHTFGPTHFPRPEDWPVMPVDYAKFTLKPYGFFPRNPALNVPASIGAAAGSHCSHHVSGAVEAAHDAAEHQHDHGHDHGDGH from the coding sequence ATGACGCTCACCGATCCCGTCACCGCCACCACCCACCCGCTCGCGAACCTGAGCCCTGACGAGTTCACCACCGTCCGCGACGTCGTCACGGCGCAGCCGGACTGGACCGACACCACGCGCTTCGTCTACGTCGGCCTCGACGAGCCGCACAAGCAGCAGGTCCTGGCCTGGCAGGCCGGCGACGGCCCCCTGCCGGACCGCCGCGCCCGCGTGATGCTCCTCGACATGGCGACCGGACGTTCCACCGACGGCGTCGTCTCGATCACCGACCGGGCCGTCCTGTCCACCGACGTGCTCGACGGGTCCCGCGGACAGCTGCCCGTCCTCATCGAGGAGTTCGACGCCGTCGGCGAGATCGCGAACGCGGACGAGCGCTGGGTCGCCGCCCTGGCGAAGCGCGGCCTGACGCCGGACGAGGTGAAGTGCGTCCCGCTCTCGGCCGGGTACTACGACTACCCCGAGGAAGCGGGGCGCCGGATCCTCCGCGTGCTCGCCTTCCGCCAGGACCACCCCGCCGACCACGTCTGGGCGCACCCCGTGGACGGCCTGTCCGTGTACGTCGACGCCGCCAACCGCGCCGTGACCCGCATCGTGGACGTCGCGGAGATGCCCGTGCCCGCCACGTCCGGCAACTTCGACGACCCGGCGATGCAGGGCGAACCGCTCGACCTCAAGCCGATCGTCATCACGCAGCCCGAGGGGCCGTCGTTCTCGGTCGACGGCGAGTTCGTCGAGTGGGTGAACTGGCGGTTCCAGGTCGGGTTCGACGCCAGAGAGGGGCTCGTGCTCCGGCAGCTGTCGTGGCAGGACGGCGCGCGGCTGCGGCCGATCGTCTACCGGGCCTCGATCGACGAGATGCTCGTGCCCTACGGCGACCCGTCGCCGGTGCGGTTCTGGCAGAACTACTTCGACACCGGCGAGTACCTGTTCGGACGCTTCACCAACTCGCTCGAGCTCGGCTGCGACTGCGTCGGCGAGATCAAGTACTTCGACGCCGTCCTCGCCGACGAGCTCGGCAACCCGCAGACCATCCGCAACGGCATCTGCATGCACGAGGAGGACTTCGGCACGCTGTGGAAGCACGGGGACATCTACACCGGGTCGCAGGAGGTCCGGCGCTCACGTCGGCTGGTGATCTCGTTCTTCACCACCGTCGGCAACTACGACTACGGGTTCTACTGGTACCTGTACCTCGACGGCACGATCGAGTGCGAGGCGAAGCTCACCGGCGTCCTCTTCACCTCGTCGTACCCGGGTCGGACGGAGTCCGGTGCGGACTACCCGTACGCCTCCGAGGTCGCGCCCGGCCTCGGCGCCCCGTACCACCAGCACCTGTTCTCGGCACGGCTGGACATGATGGTCGACGGGCTGTCGAACGCGGTGGACGAAGTCGACGCCGTCCGGGTCCCCGTCGGCCCGGGCAACGAACACGGCAACGCGTTCACGAAGTCGGTCACCCGGCTGTCGTCCGAGTCGACCTCCGGCCGTCTCGCCGACGCGTCGAAGGCCCGGACGTGGTTCATCTCGAACACCGAGGAGCGCAACCACCTCGACCGCCCGACCGGGTACGTGCTGTACCCGCAGGACGCCCCGGTGCTGCTCGCGGACGACTCGTCGTCGGTGGCCGCACGCGCCGAGTTCGCGCGGAAGCACCTGTACGTGACGCAGTACGACCCGGCCGAGCGCTTCGCCGCCGGTGACTTCGTGCACCAGAACCCCGGCGGGGACGGCGTCGCCCGGTACGTGCAGGGTGACCGTCCGCTCGACGGCGAGGACATCGTGCTGTGGCACACCTTCGGTCCCACGCACTTCCCCCGGCCCGAGGACTGGCCCGTCATGCCCGTCGACTACGCCAAGTTCACGCTCAAGCCGTACGGGTTCTTCCCGCGGAACCCGGCCCTGAACGTGCCGGCGTCGATCGGGGCGGCGGCCGGGTCGCACTGCTCGCACCACGTCTCCGGCGCCGTCGAGGCCGCACACGACGCAGCTGAGCACCAGCACGACCACGGGCACGACCACGGGGACGGGCACTGA
- a CDS encoding sugar phosphate isomerase/epimerase family protein, translating to MPTTSVQLYSLRDAIAEDLDKAIARVAEIGYENVEPYAFVERATDLERAFAATGLKAPSGHVAVIDAEDTAPIWDAAERLGIRTVIDPFIPTDRWQTADDVAKIAERVNELTAEAAGRGLQFGYHNHQWEFTNKVDGRTVYDLFVSQLSPETVLEVDTFWATVGGADAPAVLKGLGDRVVAIHVKDGKVDGDIRTALPSSESALIVPEALQRAFENQTPAGQGDVDVAGILAAAPQAIRVVEFDAYSGDVFEGITESLTWLKDNDK from the coding sequence ATGCCCACCACTTCTGTGCAGCTGTACTCGCTGCGCGACGCCATCGCCGAAGACCTCGACAAGGCCATCGCCCGTGTCGCCGAGATCGGGTACGAGAACGTCGAGCCCTACGCGTTCGTCGAGCGCGCGACCGACCTCGAGCGTGCGTTCGCGGCCACCGGCCTCAAGGCTCCGTCCGGCCACGTCGCCGTGATCGACGCCGAGGACACCGCGCCGATCTGGGACGCCGCCGAGCGCCTCGGCATCCGCACCGTCATCGACCCGTTCATCCCGACCGACCGCTGGCAGACCGCCGACGACGTCGCGAAGATCGCCGAGCGCGTCAACGAGCTGACCGCCGAGGCCGCCGGCCGTGGCCTGCAGTTCGGGTACCACAACCACCAGTGGGAGTTCACGAACAAGGTCGACGGCCGCACCGTCTACGACCTGTTCGTGTCGCAGCTCTCGCCGGAGACCGTCCTCGAGGTCGACACCTTCTGGGCGACCGTCGGTGGCGCCGACGCCCCAGCCGTCCTCAAGGGCCTGGGCGACCGCGTCGTCGCGATCCACGTGAAGGACGGCAAGGTCGACGGTGACATCCGCACCGCGCTGCCCTCGTCCGAGAGCGCCCTCATCGTGCCCGAGGCGCTGCAGCGCGCCTTCGAGAACCAGACCCCCGCCGGCCAGGGCGACGTCGACGTGGCGGGCATCCTCGCCGCGGCACCGCAGGCCATCCGCGTGGTCGAGTTCGACGCCTACTCGGGCGACGTCTTCGAGGGCATCACCGAGTCCCTCACCTGGCTCAAGGACAACGACAAGTGA
- a CDS encoding Gfo/Idh/MocA family protein, whose amino-acid sequence MSRVGIGIIGAGNISSQYLENLTKFADVEVRFVADVLLDRAAAQAAEYGVASSGSVEELLARDDISIVINLTIPAAHAEVDQQIIDAGKHVWSEKPIATDHASAAAVLESAKAKGLRVATAPDTVLGAGIQTALRAIARGDIGEPLSATTLFHVPGPEAWHPNPDFLFATGAGPLFDMGPYYVTTLVHAFGTASRVQAVSSKSLDRRTIASGPRAGETFPVEVPTHHAALIEFAGGQSAQSTFSFQHALPRMGFVEINGTLGTISLPDPNTFEGSSQLWRYGQDEPETLEAVGSTWGRGTGVVELARAIAEDRPERASGAVALHVLDVLLGIRDAAESGSAVDITSTVDAVPPLPEDFDPAAAVLTAGANA is encoded by the coding sequence GTGAGCCGTGTCGGGATCGGCATCATCGGTGCCGGCAACATCTCCAGCCAGTACCTCGAGAACCTGACCAAGTTCGCCGACGTCGAGGTCCGCTTCGTCGCCGACGTGCTGCTCGACCGTGCCGCTGCCCAGGCGGCGGAGTACGGCGTCGCCTCGTCGGGATCGGTCGAGGAGCTCCTGGCCCGCGACGACATCTCGATCGTGATCAACCTGACGATCCCGGCCGCACACGCCGAGGTCGACCAGCAGATCATCGACGCCGGCAAGCACGTCTGGAGCGAGAAGCCGATCGCGACCGACCACGCGTCGGCCGCCGCGGTGCTCGAGTCCGCGAAGGCCAAGGGCCTGCGCGTCGCGACCGCCCCGGACACCGTGCTCGGTGCGGGCATCCAGACGGCGCTCCGGGCCATCGCCCGCGGTGACATCGGCGAGCCGCTCTCCGCGACGACGCTGTTCCACGTCCCCGGACCCGAGGCGTGGCACCCGAACCCGGACTTCCTGTTCGCCACCGGTGCCGGCCCCCTGTTCGACATGGGTCCGTACTACGTGACGACCCTGGTGCACGCGTTCGGCACCGCCTCGCGCGTGCAGGCCGTCTCGTCGAAGTCGCTCGACCGTCGCACGATCGCGTCCGGCCCCCGCGCCGGCGAGACGTTCCCGGTCGAGGTCCCGACGCACCACGCCGCCCTGATCGAGTTCGCCGGCGGGCAGTCCGCCCAGTCGACGTTCTCGTTCCAGCACGCCCTGCCGCGCATGGGCTTCGTCGAGATCAACGGCACGCTCGGCACGATCTCGCTGCCGGACCCGAACACGTTCGAGGGCTCGTCACAGCTCTGGCGCTACGGGCAGGACGAGCCGGAGACGCTCGAGGCGGTCGGCTCCACCTGGGGCCGTGGCACCGGTGTCGTCGAGCTCGCCCGCGCCATCGCCGAGGACCGCCCCGAGCGTGCCTCCGGCGCCGTCGCACTGCACGTGCTCGACGTCCTGCTCGGGATCCGCGACGCCGCCGAGTCGGGTTCCGCCGTCGACATCACGTCGACCGTGGACGCGGTCCCGCCGCTGCCCGAGGACTTCGACCCCGCGGCAGCCGTGCTGACCGCGGGCGCGAACGCCTAG